The Aspergillus nidulans FGSC A4 chromosome VIII genome contains the following window.
TGGTTATCTCAGTCGCTGCCAACCGCAACAAGAAGAATCCAcagggaggtggaggcgggCGTGAGAGGCCGCGCGTGAATTGGGACGAACTGGGCGGACAGTATCTGCACTTTACTATTTACAAGGAGAACAAGGACACCATGGAGGTCATCTCGTTCATCGCCCGCCAACTGAAGATGAATCCGAAGAGCTTCCAGTTCGCGGGGACCAAAGATCGCCGCGGAGTAACCGTGCAGAGGGCATGCGCTTATCGCTTGCAAGCCGATCGCCTCGCGAAGCTCAATCGAACGCTCCGCAATGCCGTCGTTGGCGACTTCGAATACCAACCTCACGGCCTCGAGCTCGGCGACCTCTATGGGAACGAGTTCGTCGTGACTCTCCGCGAGTGCGAGGTTCCTGGCATCAACATCCAAGACCCCGCATCAGCCGTAGCCAAGACAAAGGAGCTCGTCAACACTTCACTCAAGAACCTCTACCAAAGAGGTTACTTCAACTACTACGGCCTACAACGTTTCGGCTCTTTCGCAACCCGCACTGACACAGTGGGCGTGAAGATACTGCAGGACGACTTCAAGGGCGCCTGCGACGCTATCCTCGACTACAGCCCACACATCCTCGCCGCGGCACAAGCAGAATTAGGCCAgggcgaaggcgaaggcgCCACACCTACCAACATCAGCTCTGAAGATAAAGCACGCGCCCTCGCAATCCACATCTTCCGAACAACTGACCGCGTCACGGACGCTCTCGAAAAAATGCCTCGCAAGTTCTCCGCAGAATCGAACATCATTCGCCACCTCGGCCGGTCAAAGAACGATTACCTTGGCGCCCTGCAGACCATTCCCCGTAATCTCCGCCTCATGTATGTCCACGCCTACCAGTCCCTCGTCTGGAACCTTGCTGTTGGCGAGCGCTGGCGCCTGTACGGCGACCGCGTTGTAGAAGGCGATCTTGTCCTCATCCACGAACACCGCGACAAAGACGGCAACTCTTCCTATACCACACCCGCCCCCGGTGCAGGAGCTAGCGGCGAAACCACTACAATTGACGCAGACGGCGAAATCATTATCGTCCCGCAAGAACACGACTCAGCCTTTGCCGTCGAAGACACATTCACCCGCGCCCGAGCCCTAACCGCCGCCGAAGCGAACAGCGGCCTCTACAGCATCTTCGATATCGTCCTACCTCTCCCTGGCTTCGACGTCCTATACCCGCCAAACAAAATGACGGACTTCTATAAAGAGTTCATGGGTAGCTCCCGCGGCGGCGGATTGGATCCCTTCAACATGCGGAGAAAGTGGAAGGACGCGAGTTTAAGCGGGAGTTATCGAAAAGTTCTTAGTCGGATGGGCAGGGACTACTCTGTTGATGTGGTGCTTTATAGCAGGGATGAGGAGCAGTTTGTCCGGACTGATCTAGAGAATTTGACCCTCAAGACGAGGGATGGAGGGGATGTGgatttggagaagaaagaggggaagagtgAAGGGGATAAGCTTGCTGTTGTCCTCAAGTTCCAGCTTGGATCGAGCCAGTATGCAACCATGGCGTTGAGAGAGTTGATGAGGGGAAAGGTGAAGGCGTATAAGCCAGACTTTGGAGGTGGGCGGTAGACTGTCGTAGCCGCCGTCGTGAACCACTCAGCTCATACGGTGTGTATACAAAGCTACGACCTTATAGGTCTATACATTCTTCATCTAAAACAACCAAATCCGTACACTCAACTTTCTGACTGGATATAGAGCAAGATTATGAACATTAAATAGACACTATATGATCTCGAGAAACCCTTGAACAAATAATCAGGATTAGAACGCTGAGAGTTGACTAGAGGCCGGGTAGGTAACTAACTCCCCCGATGCGCGGCCTGTCGATGCTCATGGTCATCGGCACCGAAACTGGACATAGAcgagatatcatcatcatcatcatcatcatcatcatcccggAGCCCTCTATCTCTCATCATCGCTTCGCGATCGTTGATCTCCGACACTACAGACATATTGTCGTCATTGTCATTTGGACGGTCAAATGGTGAACGCGGCCGTGCCGCTGCTTCTCTAGCGCGCTCTTCGGATGTTCGCCAGTTGAGATCTCGGTCTGTTACTgcaactccagctccggctgcAGCACCTGCTACCGGGGCCGCCGATGATGTGCTGTCTACTCCTGTCCCCGGCTCGGTCCCTGGTGGACGGAGATaaggtggaggcggaggtaGATTGTCGTTGTTGCTGGGAAACGGGTTACGGTTAACTGGTCCTGGGGCCGGAACGGGGGCGATCTGGGGTTGACTAGGGAGGAAggcagaagacgaagtgTCTAGTTGGCGTGTTAAAATCCCAGGTGCGGAGGTCCGTTGGCgttggcgacgacggcgacgaagaaggaagaaaatgaCTGCTGCAAGGATGGCCGCACCCACGACAGCAATAGGGACGGCGATTGCAACCTTGGTCGTGGTGCTgaggccgccgccgccgcctccgtcATCGCTGTCCGCGGAAGCTATGGAGGTACTGGACGGGGTTGAGTCTGAGGTAAAGCTTGTGGTAGACGCCGAGGTGTATATAGATGTCTCTGTTGCTTGGGTGGTTGATGCTGATGGGTTGTCTAGTGCCGTGATTGTCGTCGCCTCAGTGGCCGTGGCGTCTGCCCATTCTGAGATGGAACTCATAGGGTTGGATTGTCCATTTACGTCTGGCTGAGTGCCCTCGCCAGCCGATTCGCCAGCTGATTCGTCGCCGTTGCTGTTGCCCCAGTCGATGTTGTCAACGTCCGATATGCCGGCCATTGTTGTGAGGAGTCTCAAGTAGTAGTGAGTCGTGTCTCAGTCAGTTAGCATTCTATGTCCGTAAAGCTCGTGGGAGAAAGTAGTTACTTCTTACCCCCACCCAGTCGAAGTAAGATTCTCTCGAGTCTCTTGACTCCGCTTTTTCATGCAGATGAAATACTCAATTATAGTAACAAAGTCAGTAAGCACTCTCGTATTTGGGCTGATTGACAGTGAGGTGCGCTAGAGTACAAGACGCCAAGTCGCCGACAGGGAAATGCTGTaagggagagaggaaggagcgaaaaggaaaaggaagcggaagaagagaagaattAGAGAGAAGACGAATGGCAGCGATGAAgagtgaagaaaagaggaagagagacgaggaagagctgacATGGCGCAGCGGCTCCAACAAGTATAGCCCTAGCAAGTTAGTCTTGCAAGTATCCCGATGCTAATTCCTGCGAAAATCGATAATAGTGGGCATGGCTGAACACCACTCGATACGACTCGGCGCTCACGAAAGcggcatcatcatccacccGATGAGCAAGAGGGACCGTTGTACAATCGCAGCGGCGCGGTAAGACGGTTCATTGTCCTCTATCTTTATTGCAATTGTACTTGATCCCTGTCGGTCTACGGCAGTGATGGCATGTACCAGTAGGCGCCCGCAGGGGGCGTGAAACGATCTGAGTAAACGTGTCGCCGTCGCAAAAACTCCGCTTTGTTTCAAAGGCTAGCGAGGCTGTGCCGGCTGCTGATCGATCCGCAACCTAGCTCTTGAAGGTGCATCGTCCATTCGTAAGAGGATTTAGTCTGCGGTTGGCCTGTTGTGGGTGGCCGGCTCGCGCTCTTATGGGCTCACAGCCCTGTTCTTGCGTGGCAGTCACTCGTCAGATCTTCGTGGTTTGGGGGCCGTTCCTCAAGCGCATATCCAC
Protein-coding sequences here:
- a CDS encoding pseudouridine synthase PUS7 (transcript_id=CADANIAT00001667) produces the protein MDISDLIEPPQKRLKTEDISSADEVVLPAGGITPQTDNEIDEQLSKEIEVGITEFVSADNEGFAGILKKRYTDFLVNEILPSGKVLHLTNTTAPNTNDEATPVQADKKPAEDKPKEPETPAEKLPAPVEFQLAEEDEALLDTLFGTQNTKKIVALHKKALANPKTKPSDLGRLNTVVVNDRDQRIKMHQAIRRIFNSQIESSTDSEGMMVISVAANRNKKNPQGGGGGRERPRVNWDELGGQYLHFTIYKENKDTMEVISFIARQLKMNPKSFQFAGTKDRRGVTVQRACAYRLQADRLAKLNRTLRNAVVGDFEYQPHGLELGDLYGNEFVVTLRECEVPGINIQDPASAVAKTKELVNTSLKNLYQRGYFNYYGLQRFGSFATRTDTVGVKILQDDFKGACDAILDYSPHILAAAQAELGQGEGEGATPTNISSEDKARALAIHIFRTTDRVTDALEKMPRKFSAESNIIRHLGRSKNDYLGALQTIPRNLRLMYVHAYQSLVWNLAVGERWRLYGDRVVEGDLVLIHEHRDKDGNSSYTTPAPGAGASGETTTIDADGEIIIVPQEHDSAFAVEDTFTRARALTAAEANSGLYSIFDIVLPLPGFDVLYPPNKMTDFYKEFMGSSRGGGLDPFNMRRKWKDASLSGSYRKVLSRMGRDYSVDVVLYSRDEEQFVRTDLENLTLKTRDGGDVDLEKKEGKSEGDKLAVVLKFQLGSSQYATMALRELMRGKVKAYKPDFGGGR
- a CDS encoding uncharacterized protein (transcript_id=CADANIAT00001668); this translates as MAGISDVDNIDWGNSNGDESAGESAGEGTQPDVNGQSNPMSSISEWADATATEATTITALDNPSASTTQATETSIYTSASTTSFTSDSTPSSTSIASADSDDGGGGGGLSTTTKVAIAVPIAVVGAAILAAVIFFLLRRRRRQRQRTSAPGILTRQLDTSSSAFLPSQPQIAPVPAPGPVNRNPFPSNNDNLPPPPPYLRPPGTEPGTGVDSTSSAAPVAGAAAGAGVAVTDRDLNWRTSEERAREAAARPRSPFDRPNDNDDNMSVVSEINDREAMMRDRGLRDDDDDDDDDDISSMSSFGADDHEHRQAAHRGS